A window from Lytechinus pictus isolate F3 Inbred chromosome 9, Lp3.0, whole genome shotgun sequence encodes these proteins:
- the LOC129267647 gene encoding proton-coupled folate transporter-like: MDEEPIAKSRVISVEPVVFLSLAVHGVLFNIRTQYVEARLAADYNYTLPETGNCSLANKSADATGKEIESETSLWVMYMCWASVFFPIFTGTILIAASDIVGRKPILIINAFCHLLASTIFMLVAWLHLPLIVAVAAECIFGLGGDSIVCINVSFAYIADISTGKSRVTKYTILSFMIYIGFGGSQILVELILQYTKNYNLSFGCAWVFAFLYVLNVSIPGILLETVEKNTKFKVVSTVKALLKSFVRLVSVSEDKRQSRLLLLVFMKMVFFLINEAIYAVITIYGIGQPFCWSPTMVGIYNVIVNTCPAFVAMVVIKPLLFCMSGYIIMQVGFLSGIAILIVSAIANTSNILVYAAVAAGSLRTIPDSLADFFLSKLVSKDEQGKEFLINFIGMEGMEYLNLGYFVTRVGNDLYFRGDLFSTLG; this comes from the exons ATGGACGAGGAGCCTATAGCGAAGTCAAGGGTCATCTCTGTGGAACCTGTTGTGTTTCTGAGTCTAGCCGTCCATGGTGTGCTGTTCAACATTCGCACCCAGTATGTTGAGGCTCGTCTGGCTGCTGATTATAACTACACGCTACCTGAGACAGGGAACTGCTCCTTAGCGAATAAGTCAG ctgATGCTACAGGTAAAGAGATAGAGTCTGAGACTTCATTATGGGTCATGTACATGTGCTGGGCATCAGTCTTCTTCCCTATCTTCACTGGAACGATCCTGATCGCTGCATCTGACATCGTCGGCCGGAAACCCATCCTGATCATCAATGCCTTTTGCCATCTTCTCGCCTCGACCATCTTCATGCTCGTCGCCTGGCTGCACCTCCCGCTCATCGTCGCCGTGGCGGCAGAATGCATCTTTGGACTTGGCGGCGACTCTATCGTCTGCATAAATGTGTCGTTCGCATATATCGCAGACATTAGCACCGGAAAGTCGCGGGTCACCAAATACACAATCCTCTCATTCATGATTTACATCGGATTTGGTGGGAGTCAAATACTTGTTGAGCTCATCTTGCAGTATACGAAGAACTACAACCTCTCGTTTGGATGTGCGTGGGTATTCGCCTTCCTTTACGTCCTTAACGTCTCAATCCCGGGCATTTTACTTGAAACTGTTGAAAAAAACACAAAGTTTAAGGTAGTTTCTACAGTAAAGGCCCTCCTAAAAAGTTTTGTCCGTCTTGTATCGGTATCAGAGGACAAGAGACAGTCAAGATTGTTGCTtctagttttcatgaaaatggTTTTCTTTCTAATCAACGAGGCTATCTATGCTGTTATAACCATCTATGGGATTGGTCAACCGTTTTGTTGGTCACCCACTATGGTTGGGATCTACAATGTTATTGTGAATACATGTCCTGCTTTTG TTGCCATGGTGGTGATCAAGCCGTTACTATTCTGTATGTCTGGCTACATCATAATGCAGGTCGGCTTTCTTTCTGGTATTGCTATACTTATTGTTTCAGCCATCGCAAACACCTCCAATATTCTAGTTTATGCGG CTGTAGCTGCTGGTTCGCTGAGGACGATTCCTGATTCACTCGCAGATTTCTTCCTCTCCAAGTTGGTCTCCAAAGATGAGCAAGGTAAGGAGTTCTTGATCAACTTCATAGGCATGGAGGGCATGGAGTACTTGAATCTAGGTTATTTTGTCACCAGGGTTggaaatgatttatattttagGGGCGATCTTTTTTCTACATTGGGGTGA